A DNA window from Castanea sativa cultivar Marrone di Chiusa Pesio chromosome 7, ASM4071231v1 contains the following coding sequences:
- the LOC142642479 gene encoding putative xyloglucan endotransglucosylase/hydrolase protein 23 yields MITGLSHTPLQTIYIYTLTTSMHFTNTFPLLSLSLSLSFKVVKPKTMASHSFVSIKIVTNFLLLLSFLIAASAGNFNQDFDITWGDGRAKILNNGALLTLSLDKTSGSGFQSKKQYLFGKIDMQLKLVPGNSAGTVTAYYLSSQGSAHDEIDFEFLGNLSGDPYILHTNVFTQGKGNREQQFYLWFDPTKDFHTYSILWNPLSIVFSVDGTPIREFKNLESKGIPFPKNQPMWLYSSLWDADNWATRGGLVKTDWTQAPFTASYANFNAQACIWSSGSSSCSSNSSGNSWLTQSLDTTGQQRKQWVQKNYMIYNYCTDAKRFPQGFPPECSLA; encoded by the exons ATGATCACTGGCTTATCTCATACACCACtccaaacaatatatatatataccctcaCCACTTCCATGCACTTCACCAACACGTTtcctttactctctctctctctctctctctctttcaaagtTGTAAAACCCAAAACCATGGCTTCACATAGTTTTGTTTCAATCAAAATTGTCACTaattttttgcttcttttgagCTTTCTAATAGCAGCATCTGCTGGTAACTTCAACCAAGACTTTGACATCACTTGGGGTGACGGGCGTGCAAAAATACTCAACAACGGCGCACTTCTCACGCTGTCTCTTGATAAGACCTCTGGCTCTGGCTTTCAGTCAAAGAAACAATACTTATTTGGGAAGATTGATATGCAACTAAAGCTTGTTCCTGGTAACTCTGCAGGAACTGTGACTGCTTACTAT CTATCTTCTCAGGGTTCGGCTCATGACGAAATCGACTTTGAATTTCTAGGTAACCTAAGCGGTGACCCTTATATTCTTCATACTAATGTATTCACACAAGGCAAGGGAAACAGGGAGCAACAGTTTTACCTTTGGTTTGACCCTACCAAGGACTTCCACACCTACTCCATTCTATGGAATCCTCTAAGCATCGT CTTCTCTGTAGATGGGACACCAATAAGAGAGTTCAAGAATTTAGAATCAAAGGGCATCCCTTTCCCGAAGAACCAACCCATGTGGCTATATTCCAGCCTTTGGGATGCTGATAATTGGGCCACAAGAGGTGGGCTTGTGAAGACAGATTGGACTCAAGCACCATTCACGGCCTCTTATGCAAACTTCAATGCCCAAGCTTGCATTTGGTCTTCAGGTTCCTCCTCATGTTCTTCCAATTCCTCTGGCAACTCTTGGTTGACACAATCCCTTGACACAACAGGGCAACAAAGAAAACAATGGGTGCAAAAGAACTACATGATTTACAACTATTGCACTGATGCCAAGCGCTTCCCACAGGGATTCCCTCCTGAATGCTCATTGGCATGa